Proteins encoded in a region of the Vicia villosa cultivar HV-30 ecotype Madison, WI linkage group LG5, Vvil1.0, whole genome shotgun sequence genome:
- the LOC131603779 gene encoding tetraspanin-2, with translation MAVSNNITAILNFIATLSSIPIIASGIWLASKPDNQCIANFRWPIVIIGILVLLVSLSGFIGAYWNKQGLLALYLFTMALLIAVLLIVLVFAFVVTRPDGSYVVPGRGYKEYGLNGASSWLRKRVTGSGSWQKIRPCLAASDVCVKLNQNYITADQFFSSHISPLQSGCCKPPTVCGYNYVSPIMWTNPVNPMADSDCNLWSNDQNQLCYNCNACKAGLLGNLRKEWRKANIILIVAVVVLIWVYVIACSAFKNAQTEDLFTRYKQGWV, from the exons ATGGCTGTAAGCAACAACATAACCGCAATTCTAAACTTCATAGCAACACTATCCTCCATCCCAATAATAGCCTCCGGCATATGGCTAGCCTCAAAACCAGACAACCAATGCATCGCAAACTTCCGATGGCCAATTGTCATCATCGGCATCCTCGTCCTCCTCGTATCCCTCTCTGGTTTCATCGGTGCTTATTGGAACAAACAAGGTCTCTTAGCACTTTACCTTTTCACTATGGCACTTCTAATTGCTGTCCTCCTCATCGTCCTCGTCTTCGCCTTCGTCGTTACGAGACCCGATGGAAGCTATGTTGTTCCTGGTAGAGGGTACAAGGAGTATGGGTTGAATGGAGCTTCGTCTTGGTTGAGGAAAAGAGTGACTGGCTCTGGGAGTTGGCAGAAGATTAGACCGTGTTTGGCTGCTTCTGATGTTTGTGTTAAACTTAACCAGAATTATATCACTGCTGATCAGTTCTTCAGTTCTCACATTTCTCCATTACAG TCAGGGTGTTGCAAACCTCCAACTGTCTGTGGATACAATTATGTGAGTCCCATAATGTGGACAAACCCTGTGAATCCCATGGCTGATTCAGATTGCAACTTATGGAGCAATGATCAGAACCAGCTATGCTACAATTGTAATGCTTGTAAGGCTGGTTTACTTGGGAACCTAAGAAAAGAATGGAGGAAAGCAAATATAATTCTCATTGTGGCTGTGGTTGTGCTTATATGGGTCTATGTCATTGCTTGTAGTGCCTTTAAGAATGCTCAAACAGAAGATCTCTTCACCCGTTACAAACAGGGTTGGGTTTGA
- the LOC131608129 gene encoding cytidine deaminase 1-like, with protein sequence MDRPGFTIEPAKAKSMAEASSLTLTELLPSLITSAQTLARPPISNFRVAAVGLSQSGRILIGVNVEFPGLPLHHSIHAEQFLLTNLSLNNEPNLQSFAVSAAPCGHCRQFLQELRGAPDIQIIVTSEPDPKSKTISLSEFLPYRFGPHDLLSPQTPLFLEPRNNGLTLLLAEPTPTQKLPNGVCNGGDTLDMKLKIAALEAANKSHAPYSDSPSGVAIVDCNGKIYKGSYVESAAFNPSLGPLQAAVVAFIAGGGGEYDEIVGAVLVEKDGAVVKQEGSVRLLLDAVSPKCVLQTFLCSVDQSKV encoded by the coding sequence ATGGATCGACCCGGATTCACAATCGAACCCGCAAAAGCCAAATCCATGGCGGAAGCTTCCTCTCTCACTCTCACCGAACTCCTCCCTTCCCTCATCACCTCCGCCCAAACTCTCGCCCGCCCACCCATCTCCAACTTCCGCGTCGCCGCCGTCGGACTCTCCCAATCGGGTCGGATCCTAATCGGAGTCAACGTCGAATTCCCAGGTCTACCCCTTCATCACTCCATCCATGCCGAACAGTTTCTCCTCACAAACCTCTCCCTCAACAATGAACCCAATCTCCAGTCCTTCGCCGTCTCCGCCGCACCTTGCGGCCATTGCCGACAGTTCCTCCAAGAACTCCGCGGAGCACCCGATATTCAAATCATCGTAACATCAGAACCCGACCCGAAATCCAAAACCATTTCTCTGTCTGAGTTTCTCCCATACAGATTCGGTCCACACGATCTTCTTTCTCCACAAACTCCTCTTTTCTTGGAGCCACGTAACAACGGGTTAACACTTCTTCTTGCAGAACCAACACCAACACAGAAACTACCCAATGGCGTTTGCAACGGTGGTGACACTCTAGACATGAAGTTAAAGATCGCGGCTTTGGAGGCTGCGAATAAATCTCACGCTCCTTACAGTGATTCACCATCTGGGGTTGCAATTGTGGATTGTAATGGAAAAATCTATAAAGGCTCTTATGTTGAATCGGCGGCGTTTAATCCTAGTTTGGGTCCTCTTCAGGCTGCGGTGGTGGCGTTTATTGCTGGCGGTGGAGGTGAGTATGATGAGATAGTGGGTGCTGTGTTGGTGGAGAAGGATGGAGCTGTGGTGAAACAAGAGGGAAGTGTTAGGTTGTTGTTGGACGCTGTTTCTCCTAAGTGTGTGTTGCAGACTTTTCTGTGTTCTGTTGATCAGTCTAAGGTTTGA